From a single Streptomyces sp. 1331.2 genomic region:
- the alaS gene encoding alanine--tRNA ligase, whose translation MESAEIRRRWLRFFEERGHTVVPSASLVADDPTLLLVNAGMVPFKPYFLGEVKPQFSRATSVQKCVRTLDIEEVGKTTRHGSFFQMCGNFSFGDYFKEGAIKFAWELLTTPVADGGYGLEKEKLWITVYKDDDEAEQIWRDVIGVPSERIQRLGMKDNFWSMGVPGPCGPCSEINYDRGPAYGEEGGPAVNGERYLEIWNLVFMQYERGHGDGKDGFEILGDLPSKNIDTGLGLERLAAILQGVDNLFEIDTSRMILDRAAELTGHTYGADHKSDVSLRVVTDHIRTALMLIGDGVTPGNEGRGYVLRRILRRAIRNMRLLGATGVVAKDLTDTAIKAMAPQYPELETDRKRIETVVVGEEAAFLQTLKAGTSLLDAAVTETKQAGGAVLSGDQAFKLHDTYGFPIDLTLEMAEEQGLQVDEAGFRRLMQEQRDRAKADAKAKKMGHADVAAYREVADKSGASVFTGYTRTEGEATVVGLLVDGVPSPAATEGDEVEIILDRTPFYAEGGGQLADHGRIRLESGAVVEIRDVQQPVPGVVVHSGGVLFGEVVLGASAYATIDTERRRAIARAHSATHLTHQALRDALGPTAAQAGSENAPGRFRFDFGSPAAVPGSVLVDVEQKINDVLGRELDVTAEVMTMDQARKAGAIAMFGEKYGDEVRVVTIGDFSKELCGGTHVGNTAQLGLVKLLGESSIGSGVRRVEALVGVDAYKFLAREHTVVSQLTELVKGRPEELPEKISGMLAKLKDAEKEIERFRAEKVLAAAAGLADSAEDVHGIAVVAAQVADGVGADELRKLVLDVRGRLGSRPAVVAAFTVANDRPLTVIATNEDARGRGIKAGELVRTAAKTLGGGGGGKDDVAQGGGSNPAAVGEAIAAVHGLVAERAS comes from the coding sequence ATGGAGTCGGCAGAGATCCGCCGCCGCTGGCTGCGCTTCTTCGAGGAGCGCGGCCACACCGTCGTTCCGTCGGCGTCCCTGGTCGCCGACGACCCCACCCTGCTGCTCGTCAACGCCGGCATGGTGCCGTTCAAGCCGTACTTCCTGGGCGAGGTCAAGCCGCAGTTCTCGCGCGCCACCAGCGTCCAGAAGTGCGTGCGCACCCTGGACATCGAGGAGGTCGGGAAGACCACCCGGCACGGCTCCTTCTTCCAGATGTGCGGCAACTTCTCCTTCGGTGACTACTTCAAGGAAGGAGCCATCAAGTTCGCGTGGGAGCTGCTCACCACCCCCGTCGCGGACGGTGGCTACGGCCTGGAGAAGGAGAAGCTCTGGATCACCGTCTACAAGGACGACGACGAGGCCGAGCAGATCTGGCGTGACGTCATCGGCGTCCCCTCCGAGCGCATCCAGCGCCTCGGCATGAAGGACAACTTCTGGTCGATGGGCGTCCCCGGCCCGTGCGGCCCGTGCTCGGAGATCAACTACGACCGCGGCCCCGCGTACGGCGAGGAGGGCGGCCCGGCCGTCAACGGCGAGCGCTACCTGGAGATCTGGAACCTGGTCTTCATGCAGTACGAGCGCGGCCACGGCGACGGGAAGGACGGCTTCGAGATCCTCGGCGACCTGCCGAGCAAGAACATCGACACCGGCCTCGGCCTGGAGCGCCTCGCCGCCATCCTGCAGGGCGTCGACAACCTCTTCGAGATCGACACCAGCCGGATGATCCTCGACCGCGCCGCCGAGCTCACCGGCCACACCTACGGCGCCGACCACAAGTCGGACGTCTCGCTGCGCGTGGTCACCGACCACATCCGCACCGCGCTGATGCTGATCGGCGACGGCGTCACCCCCGGCAACGAGGGCCGCGGCTACGTGCTGCGCCGCATCCTGCGCCGCGCCATCCGCAACATGCGCCTGCTGGGCGCGACCGGCGTGGTGGCCAAGGACCTCACGGACACCGCCATCAAGGCGATGGCCCCGCAGTACCCGGAGCTGGAGACCGACCGCAAGCGCATCGAGACGGTCGTCGTCGGCGAGGAGGCGGCCTTCCTCCAGACCCTGAAGGCCGGCACCAGCCTGCTGGACGCCGCGGTCACCGAGACCAAGCAGGCCGGCGGCGCCGTCCTCTCCGGCGACCAGGCGTTCAAGCTGCACGACACCTACGGCTTCCCGATCGACCTGACCCTGGAGATGGCCGAGGAGCAGGGCCTCCAGGTCGACGAGGCCGGCTTCCGCCGCTTGATGCAGGAGCAGCGGGACCGCGCCAAGGCGGACGCCAAGGCGAAGAAGATGGGCCACGCCGACGTCGCCGCGTACCGCGAGGTCGCCGACAAGTCCGGCGCCAGCGTCTTCACCGGCTACACCCGCACCGAGGGCGAGGCCACCGTGGTCGGCCTGCTGGTGGACGGCGTCCCCTCGCCGGCCGCCACCGAGGGCGACGAGGTCGAGATCATCCTCGACCGCACCCCGTTCTACGCCGAGGGCGGCGGCCAGCTCGCCGACCACGGCCGGATCCGGCTGGAGTCCGGCGCGGTGGTGGAGATCCGCGACGTGCAGCAGCCCGTCCCGGGCGTCGTCGTGCACTCCGGCGGGGTGCTGTTCGGCGAGGTCGTGCTGGGCGCCTCGGCGTACGCCACGATCGACACCGAGCGCCGCCGGGCGATCGCCCGCGCCCACTCGGCCACCCACCTGACCCACCAGGCGCTGCGCGACGCGCTCGGCCCGACGGCCGCCCAGGCCGGCTCCGAGAACGCCCCCGGCCGCTTCCGCTTCGACTTCGGCTCGCCCGCCGCCGTCCCGGGCAGCGTGCTGGTCGACGTCGAGCAGAAGATCAACGACGTGCTGGGCCGCGAGCTCGACGTCACCGCCGAGGTCATGACGATGGACCAGGCCCGCAAGGCCGGCGCCATCGCGATGTTCGGCGAGAAGTACGGCGACGAGGTCCGGGTCGTCACCATCGGCGACTTCTCCAAGGAGCTGTGCGGTGGCACCCACGTCGGCAACACCGCCCAGCTGGGCCTGGTGAAGCTGCTCGGCGAGTCCTCGATCGGCTCCGGGGTGCGCCGCGTGGAGGCGCTGGTCGGCGTCGACGCGTACAAGTTCCTGGCCCGGGAGCACACCGTGGTCTCCCAGCTCACCGAGTTGGTCAAGGGCCGCCCGGAGGAGCTGCCGGAGAAGATCTCGGGCATGCTCGCCAAGCTCAAGGACGCCGAGAAGGAGATCGAGCGCTTCCGCGCCGAGAAGGTCCTGGCCGCCGCGGCGGGCCTGGCCGACTCGGCCGAGGACGTGCACGGCATCGCCGTGGTCGCCGCGCAGGTCGCCGACGGCGTGGGCGCGGACGAGCTGCGCAAGCTGGTCCTGGACGTGCGCGGCCGGCTCGGTTCGCGCCCGGCCGTGGTCGCCGCCTTCACCGTGGCCAACGACCGCCCGCTGACCGTCATCGCCACCAACGAGGACGCCCGCGGCCGCGGCATCAAGGCCGGCGAGCTGGTCCGGACCGCTGCCAAGACCCTCGGCGGCGGCGGTGGCGGCAAGGACGACGTCGCCCAGGGCGGCGGCTCCAACCCGGCGGCGGTCGGCGAGGCCATCGCCGCGGTGCACGGCCTGGTCGCGGAGCGCGCCAGCTGA
- a CDS encoding ATP-binding protein, which translates to MAGDWTAQPREPAAGPREPEPGRLPAEVTGFVGRQRELAEVAELLAAARLVTVTGAGGVGKSRLAVRAAAHAGEAFPDGAWLVDVAPVQDPLLLGHALLEALRLTDGTARPPLDVLTERLAGRRLLLVLDGCEHLVEACAELADALLRALPGLRLLATSRTALRASGEHLLTLAPLPVGPLPEGRLSGSLLSEGPLPEGPRPAGPPPDGPLPVGELPDAVRLFAERARAVLPSFEVTAANAEAVGLLCRRLDGIPLAVELAAGRLRALSVEQITARLDDRFRLLTGGSRTALPRHQTLRTTIGWSHELCTVQERLLWARLSVFAGSFDLEAAEYVCAGEGIETEDVLDLLDELVAKSVVLREDSAFGVRFRLLDTLREYGGHWLRAAGEEPRLLRRHRDWYLGVATWGEVEWFGPRQAETAERTELAHTNLRAALEFCLAEPGEEQIALLMAGTLWFYWVGCGHLGEGRYWLDRALALDREPTEARAKALWVTGYMATLQGDLGAARPALEECRRQALDTGDDRALAYSVHRQGCAALIGDDPDRAADLFEEALWHYRTIGELNSNVVMAMLELGLAYLFQGDLDSGELWFGRARELCEEHGEQWAYAYVLFAMAYSHWLDGAVQPARALARECVRLNHRFHDLLGIVLGIDLLALLETEPNGPGEPGDLREARVLQGAAHRIWRAVGTPFLGSRNFFGTHRECAERARAGLTEQEYEECYQAGTRLDLDAAVSRALGGGGPADGSEPGPGPCSVPPAPAPSPVRNS; encoded by the coding sequence TTGGCCGGCGACTGGACAGCACAGCCGCGGGAGCCCGCGGCGGGGCCGCGCGAGCCGGAGCCCGGCCGGCTGCCGGCCGAGGTGACCGGCTTCGTCGGGCGGCAGCGGGAACTGGCCGAGGTGGCGGAGCTGCTGGCCGCCGCCCGGCTGGTGACCGTCACCGGGGCGGGCGGGGTGGGCAAGAGCCGGCTGGCGGTGCGCGCGGCGGCCCACGCGGGCGAGGCGTTCCCGGACGGCGCCTGGCTGGTGGACGTGGCGCCGGTGCAGGACCCGCTGCTGCTCGGCCACGCCCTCCTGGAGGCCCTGCGGCTGACCGACGGCACCGCCCGTCCGCCGCTGGACGTCCTGACCGAGCGGCTGGCCGGCCGGCGCCTGCTGCTGGTGCTGGACGGCTGCGAGCACCTGGTGGAGGCCTGCGCCGAACTGGCGGACGCGCTGCTGCGGGCGCTGCCCGGGCTGCGGCTGCTGGCCACCAGCCGCACCGCCCTGCGGGCCTCGGGCGAGCACCTGCTGACGCTCGCGCCGCTGCCGGTCGGGCCGCTGCCCGAGGGCCGACTCTCCGGGAGCCTGCTCTCCGAAGGCCCGCTCCCCGAAGGCCCACGGCCTGCAGGCCCGCCGCCCGACGGCCCGCTGCCGGTGGGCGAACTCCCGGACGCGGTACGGCTGTTCGCCGAGCGGGCCCGGGCGGTGCTGCCCTCCTTCGAGGTGACTGCGGCCAACGCGGAGGCGGTCGGCCTGCTCTGCCGCCGGCTGGACGGGATCCCGCTGGCCGTGGAGCTGGCCGCCGGCCGGCTGCGCGCACTGTCGGTGGAGCAGATCACCGCCCGGCTGGACGACCGCTTCCGGCTGCTCACCGGAGGCTCCCGCACGGCCCTGCCGCGGCACCAGACCCTGCGGACGACGATCGGCTGGAGTCATGAGCTCTGCACCGTGCAGGAACGTTTACTCTGGGCCCGCCTGTCGGTCTTCGCCGGCAGCTTCGACCTGGAGGCCGCCGAGTACGTCTGCGCCGGCGAGGGCATCGAGACCGAGGACGTGCTCGACCTGCTGGACGAACTGGTCGCCAAGTCGGTCGTCCTGCGCGAGGACAGCGCCTTCGGCGTCCGCTTCCGCCTGCTGGACACCCTGCGCGAGTACGGCGGCCACTGGCTGCGCGCCGCCGGCGAGGAGCCGCGGCTGCTGCGCCGCCACCGGGACTGGTACCTGGGCGTCGCCACCTGGGGCGAGGTCGAGTGGTTCGGCCCCCGCCAGGCGGAGACCGCCGAACGCACCGAGCTGGCGCACACCAACCTCCGCGCGGCGCTGGAGTTCTGCCTCGCCGAGCCCGGCGAGGAGCAGATCGCCCTGCTGATGGCCGGCACGCTCTGGTTCTACTGGGTCGGCTGCGGCCACCTCGGCGAGGGCCGGTACTGGCTGGACCGCGCGCTCGCCCTGGACCGCGAACCCACCGAAGCCCGCGCCAAGGCGCTCTGGGTGACCGGCTACATGGCCACGCTCCAGGGGGACCTGGGCGCCGCCCGCCCGGCCCTGGAGGAGTGCCGCCGCCAGGCCCTGGACACCGGCGACGACCGCGCCCTCGCCTACTCCGTCCACCGGCAGGGCTGCGCCGCGCTGATCGGCGACGACCCGGACCGCGCCGCCGACCTGTTCGAGGAGGCGCTCTGGCACTACCGGACCATCGGCGAGCTCAACAGCAACGTGGTGATGGCGATGCTGGAGCTGGGCCTGGCCTACCTCTTCCAGGGCGACCTGGACAGCGGCGAGCTCTGGTTCGGCCGGGCCCGCGAGCTGTGCGAGGAGCACGGCGAGCAGTGGGCGTACGCGTACGTGCTGTTCGCGATGGCGTACTCGCACTGGCTGGACGGCGCCGTCCAGCCGGCCCGCGCGCTGGCCAGGGAGTGCGTCCGGCTGAACCACCGTTTCCACGACCTGCTGGGCATCGTGCTGGGGATCGACCTGCTGGCCCTGCTGGAGACCGAGCCGAACGGCCCGGGCGAGCCGGGCGACCTGCGCGAGGCCCGGGTGCTGCAGGGCGCCGCGCACCGGATCTGGCGCGCGGTCGGCACGCCGTTCCTGGGCTCGCGGAACTTCTTCGGCACGCACCGGGAGTGCGCCGAGCGGGCCCGGGCCGGGCTGACCGAGCAGGAGTACGAGGAGTGCTACCAGGCCGGTACCCGGCTGGACCTGGACGCCGCCGTCTCCCGGGCGCTCGGCGGCGGGGGCCCGGCGGACGGCTCGGAGCCGGGGCCGGGGCCCTGTTCGGTGCCGCCCGCTCCGGCGCCCTCACCGGTCCGGAACAGCTGA
- a CDS encoding DUF6167 family protein, whose product MVRRIFWMAVGAGATVWAMNKANEAVHRLTPDSLSGTAARGALHLGDLAKQFALDVKAGMAEREEQLKDDLGLHGTAVVEPRQRRVLRGEPQYRAISAAPGSPAAALPPSGALPNGRGRTIPQTTEETPRRALPPRGGTPNRKDH is encoded by the coding sequence ATGGTGCGACGCATCTTCTGGATGGCGGTCGGCGCCGGCGCCACCGTCTGGGCCATGAACAAGGCCAACGAGGCCGTGCACCGGCTCACCCCGGACAGCCTCTCCGGCACCGCCGCACGCGGGGCGCTGCACCTGGGCGACCTGGCCAAGCAGTTCGCCCTGGACGTGAAGGCCGGCATGGCCGAGCGCGAGGAACAGCTGAAGGACGACCTCGGCCTGCACGGCACCGCCGTGGTGGAGCCCCGGCAGCGCCGAGTGCTCAGAGGCGAGCCGCAGTACCGAGCTATCTCGGCGGCGCCCGGCAGCCCGGCCGCCGCCCTGCCTCCGTCCGGCGCCCTGCCCAACGGCAGGGGCCGCACCATCCCCCAGACCACTGAAGAAACGCCCCGCCGCGCCCTGCCGCCGCGGGGCGGCACCCCGAACCGGAAGGACCACTAA
- a CDS encoding DUF948 domain-containing protein: MSVGELAGLLVAVFWAVLVTLLAVVLVRLSRVLKEAAVLVSAVTEQAVPLLTDAGAAVRSANQQLERVDEITANVQDAAANANALSSTVAATLGGPLVKVAAFSYGVRKAVAKQQGHLPSVPLQSGEREELARLIRAEVRAASAPRGGLLSRVRRAVRG; this comes from the coding sequence GTGTCCGTGGGAGAGCTGGCCGGATTGCTCGTCGCCGTTTTCTGGGCGGTCCTGGTCACCCTGCTCGCCGTCGTGCTGGTCCGCCTCTCCCGGGTCCTGAAGGAGGCCGCCGTCCTGGTCTCCGCGGTCACCGAGCAGGCCGTGCCGCTGCTGACCGACGCGGGCGCCGCGGTGCGCAGCGCCAACCAGCAGCTGGAGCGGGTGGACGAGATCACCGCCAACGTGCAGGACGCCGCCGCCAACGCCAACGCGCTCTCCTCCACCGTGGCCGCCACCCTGGGCGGACCGCTGGTGAAGGTCGCGGCCTTCAGCTACGGCGTCCGCAAGGCCGTCGCCAAGCAGCAGGGCCACCTGCCGTCCGTACCGCTGCAGAGCGGCGAGCGCGAGGAGCTGGCCCGGCTGATCCGGGCCGAGGTGCGCGCCGCGAGCGCGCCGCGCGGCGGCCTGCTCTCCCGGGTCCGGCGAGCGGTGAGGGGCTGA
- the mltG gene encoding endolytic transglycosylase MltG produces the protein MIDQDYYPGLTPGHLGAPVLEPEGRPPSAPRPRPDAPDPHRRRNGLACGLTAFALIAVFGGIGLTGYTWFQAQRKPPAAADFGGQGTGSVQVSVPEGAGLSQIASALVRNGVVASSLAFTRAAKGSAAAAGRIQPGTYTLKQKMSAAAALAILIDPANANGLTIPEGWRGYQIYAAIDKKLGLPEGTAQRTAQEQGAELGLPDFTNGSPEGYLFPATYSVTDGTTALDLLKQMVERAGKEFSRDDAGVVAQNLGQTMYGLVTVASMVQGEADNTADMGKVARVIYNRLAKGMPLQLDSTINYALGRSTLNTTVTETRLDSPYNTYLHPGLPPTPISNPGRQAIMAALDPTPGDWLYFVTVKPGDTRFTDSFDVQQRNVAEFNANRAAAKPSASGSGSASASGAASGPASGGSAGSGAAGGSGAATP, from the coding sequence ATGATCGACCAGGACTACTACCCGGGGCTCACACCCGGGCACCTGGGTGCGCCGGTACTGGAACCGGAGGGCCGTCCGCCGTCCGCGCCCCGTCCGCGCCCCGATGCACCGGATCCGCACCGACGGCGTAACGGACTGGCCTGCGGGCTCACCGCGTTCGCGCTGATCGCCGTGTTCGGCGGGATCGGGCTCACCGGCTACACCTGGTTCCAGGCGCAGCGCAAGCCCCCGGCCGCGGCCGACTTCGGCGGGCAGGGCACCGGCAGCGTCCAGGTCTCGGTGCCGGAGGGCGCCGGCCTGTCCCAGATCGCGTCCGCGCTGGTCCGCAACGGGGTGGTGGCCAGCTCGCTCGCCTTCACCCGGGCCGCGAAGGGCAGCGCGGCGGCCGCCGGGCGGATCCAGCCCGGGACGTACACGCTGAAGCAGAAGATGTCGGCCGCGGCGGCGCTGGCCATCCTGATCGACCCGGCCAACGCCAACGGCCTGACCATCCCCGAGGGCTGGCGCGGCTACCAGATCTACGCGGCCATCGACAAGAAGCTCGGCCTGCCCGAGGGCACCGCCCAGCGCACCGCCCAGGAACAGGGCGCCGAACTCGGCCTGCCGGACTTCACCAACGGCAGCCCCGAGGGCTACCTCTTCCCGGCGACGTACAGCGTCACCGACGGCACCACCGCGCTCGACCTGCTGAAGCAGATGGTGGAGCGGGCCGGCAAGGAGTTCAGCCGGGACGATGCCGGGGTCGTCGCCCAGAACCTCGGGCAGACCATGTACGGGCTGGTCACCGTGGCCAGCATGGTCCAGGGCGAGGCCGACAACACCGCGGACATGGGCAAGGTGGCCCGGGTCATCTACAACCGGCTGGCCAAGGGCATGCCGCTGCAGCTGGACTCCACGATCAACTACGCGCTCGGCCGCTCCACCCTGAACACGACGGTGACCGAGACCAGGCTGGACTCCCCGTACAACACCTACCTGCACCCCGGGCTGCCGCCGACCCCGATCTCCAACCCGGGGCGGCAGGCGATCATGGCGGCGCTGGACCCGACGCCGGGGGACTGGCTCTACTTCGTCACCGTGAAGCCCGGGGACACCCGGTTCACCGACAGCTTCGACGTGCAGCAGCGCAACGTGGCGGAGTTCAACGCCAACCGCGCGGCGGCGAAGCCGAGCGCCTCGGGCTCGGGCTCGGCTTCCGCCTCGGGCGCGGCGTCGGGGCCGGCTTCCGGCGGGTCGGCGGGCTCCGGTGCGGCGGGCGGCTCCGGTGCGGCGACTCCGTGA
- a CDS encoding shikimate dehydrogenase, with translation MTTRHRAAVLGSPIAHSLSPDLHRAAFAALGLDGWRYDRFEVDEAGLPGFVAGLDEAEWAGLSLTMPLKRAIVPLLDEVSETARSVDAVNTVVFTADGRRTGDNTDIPGLVNALRERGITEVPEAAVLGAGATASSALAALARICTGEVTVYVRSAERAREMAELGERLGVAVRTADWERGAEALARPLTVSTTPVGATDAFASSLTAAPGALFDVLYHPWPTALAAACAERGATVLGGLDLLVHQAVLQSEAFTGRAPGPLAAMREAGEKALAGR, from the coding sequence TTGACCACCAGACACCGGGCGGCCGTCCTCGGCTCGCCGATCGCCCACTCGCTCTCGCCCGACCTGCACCGGGCCGCCTTCGCGGCGCTCGGGCTGGACGGCTGGCGCTACGACCGCTTCGAGGTCGACGAGGCCGGCCTGCCCGGCTTCGTCGCCGGACTGGACGAGGCCGAGTGGGCCGGGTTGTCGCTGACCATGCCGCTGAAGCGGGCGATCGTGCCGCTGCTGGACGAGGTCAGCGAGACGGCGCGCTCGGTGGACGCGGTGAACACCGTGGTGTTCACCGCCGACGGCCGGCGCACCGGGGACAACACCGACATCCCCGGGCTGGTCAACGCGCTGCGTGAGCGGGGGATCACCGAGGTGCCCGAGGCGGCCGTGCTGGGCGCCGGGGCCACCGCCTCCTCGGCGCTGGCGGCGCTCGCCCGGATCTGCACCGGCGAGGTGACGGTCTACGTGCGCAGCGCCGAGCGGGCCCGGGAGATGGCCGAGCTGGGTGAGCGGCTGGGCGTGGCCGTCCGCACCGCCGACTGGGAGCGCGGCGCCGAGGCGCTGGCCCGGCCGCTGACCGTCTCCACCACGCCGGTCGGCGCGACCGACGCCTTCGCCTCCTCGCTGACCGCCGCGCCGGGGGCGCTGTTCGACGTGCTGTACCACCCGTGGCCGACGGCGCTGGCCGCCGCCTGCGCCGAGCGCGGGGCGACCGTCCTGGGCGGGCTGGACCTGCTGGTGCACCAGGCGGTGCTGCAGAGCGAGGCCTTCACCGGGCGGGCGCCCGGGCCGCTGGCGGCGATGCGCGAGGCGGGGGAGAAGGCGCTCGCCGGGCGCTGA
- the mltG gene encoding endolytic transglycosylase MltG, with protein MTDLGGGYNPQGEPWHPGDPGYDGRQPVPGQQDGQWQQQYPQQGQQGQQQYGDVQQGYPQQQQMPQQGYPQQQMQHGYQQQGYPQQQMTPQGYQQQMPQQQMPQQGYPQQQMPQQPMQQQGYPQQQMQQGYQQQGYPGAQQQPGMPQQPGAQQQAVPPQHQTAQQQARPQAAPAPAPASGPGPDGIDWEAEAAALEAGADPVGGVREDGTDGWDGHDDGHHEDGTHPGEDVEPHETGGFLGEQDDSREAKKKRKEKGKKSGRRNGGACLLVALVLLGAVGGAGWWGYGFYQDHFGPPPDFTGEGTGSVQVEVKQNAVGGQIGLALKNAGVVKSVDAFSKACDAEPKCKTIQPGFYTMKKELPAATALNDLLAGAGGAGLVIPEGKNSTEIYALIDTKLKLAPGTTAGVAKAQLPSLGLPSYANNNIEGFLWPTRYNISDGMKPEELLKQMIKNAIDKYANLDGQAASVGLKNGYEVVIEASILQREGNNPGDFAKMARTIQNRLAADGVIKHRLGMDTTLQYSLGKKELTSKEINDGSNKYNTYINPGLPPTPIANPGDEALSAVLHPADGKWLYFIAMSPTSTLFAETDEEHKKNVADYCAQQGLKFDKEAVHCSK; from the coding sequence ATGACCGATCTGGGCGGGGGCTACAACCCCCAGGGCGAGCCGTGGCACCCCGGTGATCCCGGGTACGACGGCCGACAGCCGGTCCCCGGCCAGCAGGACGGCCAGTGGCAGCAGCAGTACCCGCAGCAGGGCCAGCAGGGCCAGCAGCAGTACGGCGACGTGCAGCAGGGGTATCCGCAGCAGCAGCAGATGCCGCAGCAGGGCTACCCCCAGCAGCAGATGCAGCACGGGTACCAGCAGCAGGGGTACCCGCAGCAGCAGATGACGCCGCAGGGGTACCAGCAGCAGATGCCCCAGCAACAGATGCCGCAGCAGGGGTATCCGCAGCAGCAGATGCCCCAGCAGCCGATGCAGCAGCAGGGCTACCCGCAGCAGCAGATGCAGCAGGGGTACCAGCAGCAGGGGTACCCGGGCGCTCAGCAGCAGCCGGGGATGCCGCAGCAGCCCGGCGCCCAGCAGCAGGCGGTTCCGCCGCAGCACCAGACGGCGCAGCAGCAGGCCCGGCCGCAGGCGGCTCCGGCACCCGCTCCCGCCTCGGGCCCCGGGCCGGACGGCATCGACTGGGAGGCCGAGGCCGCCGCCCTGGAGGCCGGGGCCGACCCGGTCGGCGGTGTGCGCGAGGACGGGACGGACGGGTGGGACGGCCACGACGACGGTCACCACGAGGACGGCACGCACCCGGGCGAGGACGTCGAGCCGCATGAGACCGGCGGCTTCCTCGGCGAGCAGGACGACTCCCGCGAGGCGAAGAAGAAGCGCAAGGAGAAGGGCAAGAAGTCGGGCCGCCGCAACGGCGGCGCCTGTCTGCTGGTCGCGCTGGTGCTGCTCGGCGCCGTGGGCGGGGCCGGCTGGTGGGGCTACGGCTTCTACCAGGACCACTTCGGCCCGCCGCCGGACTTCACGGGCGAGGGCACCGGGTCCGTCCAGGTCGAGGTCAAGCAGAACGCGGTCGGCGGACAGATCGGCCTCGCGCTGAAGAACGCGGGCGTGGTCAAGAGCGTCGACGCCTTCAGCAAGGCCTGCGACGCCGAGCCCAAGTGCAAGACCATCCAGCCCGGCTTCTACACCATGAAGAAGGAGCTGCCGGCGGCGACCGCGCTCAACGACCTGCTCGCCGGGGCCGGCGGCGCCGGTCTGGTGATCCCCGAGGGCAAGAACTCCACCGAGATCTACGCCCTGATCGACACCAAGCTGAAGCTGGCGCCGGGCACCACGGCGGGCGTCGCCAAGGCGCAGCTGCCGAGCCTCGGCCTGCCCTCGTACGCGAACAACAACATCGAGGGCTTCCTCTGGCCGACCCGCTACAACATCTCCGACGGCATGAAGCCCGAGGAGCTGCTGAAGCAGATGATCAAGAACGCCATCGACAAGTACGCGAACCTGGACGGGCAGGCCGCCTCGGTGGGCCTCAAGAACGGCTACGAGGTCGTGATCGAGGCGAGCATCCTGCAGCGCGAGGGCAACAACCCGGGCGACTTCGCCAAGATGGCGCGGACGATCCAGAACCGGCTGGCCGCCGACGGCGTGATCAAGCACCGCCTGGGGATGGACACCACCCTGCAGTACTCGCTGGGCAAGAAGGAGCTGACGTCGAAGGAGATCAACGACGGCTCCAACAAGTACAACACCTACATCAACCCGGGCCTGCCGCCGACGCCGATCGCCAACCCCGGCGACGAGGCGCTCAGCGCGGTGCTGCACCCGGCGGACGGCAAGTGGCTGTACTTCATCGCGATGTCCCCGACCAGCACGCTCTTCGCCGAGACCGACGAGGAGCACAAGAAGAACGTCGCGGACTACTGCGCGCAGCAGGGCCTGAAGTTCGACAAGGAAGCCGTGCACTGCAGCAAGTAG
- the ruvX gene encoding Holliday junction resolvase RuvX: MEFEEKPFRRGRRIAVDVGDARIGVASCDPDGVLATPVETVPAGVKSQARLAAIVEEYGAMEVIVGLPRSLSGKEGPAAEKVRAYAARLANRLYPVPVRLVDERMTTVTATHGLRASGVKAKKGRSVVDQAAAVVILQTALESERVSGRPPGESVEAVG; this comes from the coding sequence ATGGAGTTCGAGGAGAAGCCCTTCCGGCGGGGGCGGCGGATCGCCGTCGACGTCGGGGACGCCCGGATCGGGGTCGCGTCCTGCGACCCCGACGGGGTGCTCGCCACGCCCGTGGAGACCGTGCCGGCCGGTGTGAAGTCGCAGGCCAGGCTCGCCGCCATCGTCGAGGAGTACGGCGCGATGGAGGTGATCGTCGGGCTGCCGCGCTCGTTGAGCGGCAAGGAGGGCCCGGCGGCGGAGAAGGTGCGGGCGTACGCGGCGCGGCTGGCGAACCGGCTCTACCCGGTGCCGGTGCGGCTGGTGGACGAGCGGATGACGACCGTCACCGCGACCCACGGGCTGCGGGCCTCGGGGGTCAAGGCGAAGAAGGGCCGCTCGGTGGTCGACCAGGCCGCCGCGGTGGTGATCCTGCAGACCGCCCTTGAGTCCGAACGGGTGAGCGGACGCCCGCCCGGTGAGAGCGTCGAGGCGGTCGGCTGA